A genomic stretch from Pontivivens ytuae includes:
- a CDS encoding ABC transporter permease, which translates to MLDLIGIANLDSTLRLATPLLLACLAGLYSERSGVFDIGLEGKILIAAFVGAAAGVQTGSALLALVLAVTASMAFALIHGVACITFRGNQIVSGVAINFLAAGLSAVIGNAMFSMGGRTPQLPPEARLQGGDRWFFVWMEDLGFPGWAVHNLFFDQSIFVYLAFAAVPFTWWVLFRTRFGMRLRAVGENPAAVDTAGISVTSLRYRAVLCCGLLCGLAGATLSMALNSGFIPNMSAGRGFIALAALIFAKWRPVQAMFACLLFAFLEASESRLQGQEIGGFEIPVQLVQALPYLLVVILLAGFIGQARAPKAGGVPYVKER; encoded by the coding sequence ATGCTTGATCTGATCGGTATCGCGAACCTCGATTCCACGCTGCGGCTGGCGACGCCGCTGCTGCTCGCCTGTCTAGCCGGGCTCTATTCGGAGCGGTCGGGTGTGTTCGACATCGGGCTCGAGGGCAAGATCCTGATCGCGGCCTTCGTGGGCGCGGCGGCGGGTGTCCAGACCGGGAGCGCGCTGCTCGCACTGGTGCTCGCGGTGACGGCATCGATGGCATTCGCGCTGATCCATGGGGTCGCCTGCATCACCTTCCGCGGCAACCAGATTGTGTCGGGGGTGGCAATCAACTTCCTCGCTGCGGGGCTGTCGGCGGTGATCGGGAACGCGATGTTCTCGATGGGCGGGCGGACGCCGCAACTGCCGCCGGAGGCGCGGCTCCAGGGGGGCGACCGCTGGTTCTTCGTCTGGATGGAGGATCTGGGCTTTCCGGGATGGGCGGTGCACAACCTCTTCTTCGACCAGTCGATCTTCGTCTATCTCGCCTTTGCGGCCGTGCCGTTCACCTGGTGGGTGCTGTTCCGTACACGGTTCGGGATGCGCTTGCGGGCCGTAGGGGAGAACCCGGCGGCGGTGGACACAGCGGGGATTTCGGTGACGAGCCTGCGTTACCGCGCGGTGCTGTGCTGCGGGCTGCTGTGCGGGTTGGCGGGCGCGACGCTCAGCATGGCGCTCAACTCCGGCTTCATCCCGAACATGAGCGCGGGGCGCGGCTTCATCGCGCTGGCAGCACTCATCTTCGCCAAGTGGCGGCCGGTGCAGGCGATGTTCGCCTGCCTGCTCTTCGCCTTCCTCGAAGCGTCGGAGAGCCGGTTGCAGGGGCAGGAGATCGGCGGTTTCGAGATCCCGGTACAACTGGTGCAGGCGCTGCCCTATCTGCTCGTCGTGATCCTTCTGGCCGGGTTCATCGGTCAGGCGCGCGCGCCGAAGGCGGGCGGCGTACCTTACGTGAAAGAACGCTGA
- a CDS encoding ABC transporter permease, with protein MNKELPGWVDFGLLPLLNLLTAFLVAGLVVLAIGENPVEAVGHILFGAFGYGNGVGYTLFYTTNFIFTGLAVAVAFHASQFNIGGEGQAYLGGLGVGLACLGLDQYLPWWGILPFAIAMGALFGAIWAAIPGYLFAKRGAHVVITTIMFNFLSYSLMNYVINNFLRVPGNASVQSRTFEQTAWMPKLTWLERVFPGIGTSPANLSFVIALIACVFVYILIWRTKFGYEVRVYGANPTAARYAGISVTRTVVLTMAISGGLAGMMALNPVMGDQTRVFLDIPQQAGFVGIAVALMGRSHPLWIVFAALLFGILYQGGAELAFEMPTITRDMVVVIQGLVILFAGAMEFMFRPWVARAFSMRERAHA; from the coding sequence ATGAACAAGGAACTGCCCGGCTGGGTCGATTTCGGGCTGCTGCCGCTGCTCAACCTGCTGACCGCCTTCCTCGTTGCGGGGCTCGTGGTGCTGGCCATCGGGGAGAACCCGGTGGAGGCGGTGGGGCATATCCTGTTCGGGGCGTTCGGCTACGGGAACGGCGTGGGGTACACGCTGTTCTACACGACCAACTTCATCTTCACAGGGCTGGCCGTCGCGGTGGCCTTTCATGCTTCGCAGTTCAATATCGGGGGTGAGGGGCAGGCTTACCTCGGCGGTCTCGGGGTCGGGCTCGCGTGCCTGGGGCTCGACCAGTACCTGCCGTGGTGGGGGATCCTGCCGTTCGCGATCGCGATGGGTGCGCTCTTCGGGGCGATCTGGGCGGCGATCCCGGGATATCTCTTCGCTAAGCGCGGCGCGCATGTGGTGATTACCACCATCATGTTCAATTTTCTCAGCTATTCGCTGATGAACTATGTCATCAACAACTTCCTGCGGGTGCCGGGCAATGCCTCGGTGCAATCGCGGACCTTCGAGCAGACGGCGTGGATGCCGAAGCTCACCTGGTTGGAGAGGGTCTTTCCGGGCATCGGGACGAGCCCGGCGAACCTTTCCTTCGTCATCGCGCTGATCGCCTGTGTGTTCGTCTATATCCTGATCTGGCGCACGAAGTTCGGGTACGAGGTGAGGGTCTACGGCGCGAACCCCACGGCGGCGCGCTATGCCGGGATCTCGGTCACGCGGACGGTGGTGCTGACCATGGCGATCTCGGGCGGGCTGGCCGGGATGATGGCGCTCAACCCGGTGATGGGGGACCAGACGCGGGTCTTCCTCGACATTCCGCAGCAGGCGGGCTTCGTCGGGATTGCGGTCGCGCTGATGGGGCGGTCGCATCCCTTGTGGATCGTGTTCGCGGCGCTGCTCTTCGGCATTCTCTATCAGGGCGGGGCGGAGCTTGCCTTCGAGATGCCCACGATCACGCGCGACATGGTGGTGGTGATCCAGGGCCTCGTGATCCTGTTCGCGGGTGCCATGGAGTTCATGTTCCGGCCCTGGGTGGCGCGGGCCTTCTCGATGCGGGAGCGGGCGCATGCTTGA
- a CDS encoding ABC transporter ATP-binding protein, which translates to MSAPAIELKGISKSFGSVHANRDIDLVVEKGTIHGIIGENGAGKSTLMSILYGFYQADRGTIAVDGNQVQIPDSDAAISLGIGMVHQHFMLVEPFTVLENVMLGAEGGSLLKRGRAQARAELERLEREYELNVDPDAIVGDLPVGLQQRVEILKALYRGAEILILDEPTGVLTPDEADHLFRILGQLRAQGKTVLLITHKLREIMAATDAVSVMRQGEMVASRRTAETSVEELAELMVGRRVLLRVDKAPATPGDVKLDVRGLEVVDEIGVRRVKDANFQVRAGEIVGIAGVSGNGQSELLEAIAGIGPISAGEVELVGVVGNDSAWRPRNGLGHVPEDRHRMGLVTKFTARENTILGYQRNQEFGEGLMLDRGSVLDTCQKNMEAFDVRPPDPNLKAANFSGGNQQKIVLAREIEQDPDVLIVGQPTRGVDVGAIEAIHRRLIELRDAGKAILLVSVELDEIRALSDRILVMFAGEIMGEVGTDATEREIGLLMSGVREGEKAA; encoded by the coding sequence ATGAGCGCACCCGCCATCGAGCTGAAGGGCATCTCCAAGAGCTTCGGCTCGGTCCACGCCAACCGCGACATCGACCTCGTCGTCGAGAAGGGCACGATCCACGGCATCATCGGGGAGAACGGGGCGGGCAAGTCGACGCTGATGTCGATCCTCTACGGCTTCTATCAGGCCGATCGCGGGACGATCGCGGTGGACGGCAACCAGGTGCAGATCCCAGACAGCGACGCGGCGATCTCGCTGGGCATCGGCATGGTCCACCAGCACTTCATGCTGGTCGAGCCGTTCACGGTACTGGAGAACGTGATGCTCGGCGCGGAAGGCGGCTCCTTGCTGAAGCGGGGTCGTGCGCAGGCCCGGGCAGAGCTGGAGCGGCTGGAGCGGGAATACGAGCTCAACGTCGATCCCGATGCGATCGTCGGCGACCTGCCGGTCGGCCTGCAGCAGCGGGTGGAGATCCTCAAGGCGCTCTACCGCGGGGCGGAGATCCTGATCCTCGACGAGCCCACGGGCGTGCTGACGCCGGACGAGGCCGATCACCTTTTCCGCATCCTCGGGCAGCTCCGCGCGCAGGGAAAGACGGTGCTGCTCATCACCCACAAGCTGCGCGAGATCATGGCGGCGACCGATGCGGTCAGCGTCATGCGGCAGGGCGAGATGGTCGCAAGCCGCCGGACGGCGGAGACCAGCGTCGAGGAACTGGCCGAGCTGATGGTCGGTCGCCGCGTCCTGCTGCGCGTCGACAAGGCGCCCGCGACACCCGGCGATGTGAAGCTCGACGTCCGCGGGCTGGAGGTCGTCGACGAGATCGGCGTGCGCCGGGTGAAGGACGCGAATTTCCAGGTCCGCGCGGGCGAGATCGTGGGCATCGCCGGCGTCTCCGGCAACGGCCAGTCGGAGCTTCTGGAAGCGATCGCCGGGATCGGCCCCATCTCCGCCGGTGAGGTGGAACTGGTGGGTGTGGTCGGCAATGACAGCGCCTGGCGCCCGCGCAACGGCCTCGGCCACGTGCCGGAGGACCGGCACCGCATGGGCCTCGTCACCAAGTTCACCGCGCGGGAGAACACGATCCTCGGTTACCAGCGGAACCAGGAGTTCGGCGAGGGGCTGATGCTCGACCGCGGCTCGGTGCTCGATACCTGCCAGAAGAACATGGAAGCCTTCGACGTCCGCCCGCCGGATCCGAACCTGAAGGCGGCCAACTTCTCCGGCGGCAACCAGCAGAAGATCGTGCTGGCGCGCGAGATCGAGCAGGACCCCGACGTCCTGATCGTCGGCCAGCCGACCCGCGGCGTGGACGTCGGCGCCATCGAGGCGATCCACCGCCGCCTCATCGAGCTGCGCGACGCGGGCAAGGCGATCCTGCTCGTCTCGGTCGAGCTCGACGAGATCCGGGCGCTCTCGGACCGCATCCTCGTGATGTTCGCCGGCGAGATCATGGGCGAGGTCGGCACGGACGCCACGGAGCGCGAGATCGGCCTCCTGATGTCCGGTGTGCGCGAAGGGGAGAAGGCGGCGTGA
- a CDS encoding VOC family protein, translating to MTAELQGQRPPFTVGGLGEIAIRCADLDAMEAFYADVLGLTRLAERAGGIVFFDLGPGVAGHTQVLALFGPGAGTRPALHPEGVPQTGGSSSLHHLALGVTPAEQEKAIAWYAETGQPHRIEEFDWIGWRGVFTQDPEGNTVELVARIKEPAA from the coding sequence ATGACCGCTGAACTTCAGGGACAGCGCCCGCCCTTTACCGTGGGCGGGCTCGGCGAGATTGCGATCCGTTGCGCCGATCTGGACGCGATGGAGGCGTTCTACGCCGACGTGCTGGGCCTGACGCGGCTGGCCGAGCGGGCCGGCGGCATCGTCTTCTTCGACCTCGGGCCCGGTGTCGCGGGCCATACGCAGGTGCTGGCGTTGTTTGGCCCCGGCGCCGGAACACGGCCGGCCCTGCATCCCGAGGGCGTGCCGCAGACTGGCGGATCCTCCTCCCTGCACCATCTCGCGCTGGGTGTGACCCCGGCCGAGCAGGAGAAGGCCATCGCCTGGTATGCGGAGACCGGCCAGCCCCACCGGATCGAGGAGTTCGACTGGATCGGCTGGCGCGGGGTCTTCACGCAGGACCCCGAAGGCAATACCGTCGAGCTTGTCGCCCGCATCAAGGAGCCTGCCGCATGA
- a CDS encoding BMP family lipoprotein — MFRFAAVAALSAAVSVPALAQQGPVLFYDGGDKMDASFNESAWNGAELYRMTEGGTYSEVVLPDGADRVELMRDYARQGYEPIVAIGFLYGEAVNQVAAEFPETDFAIVDMVVDQPNVRSVVFREHEGSYLMGAMAAMASESDTVGFVGGMDIPVIRKFACGYVGGVKAVNPDATVLVEMTGTTPAAFNDPERGEELAEGQIAQGADVIYHASGGTGVGVLDAVADAGILGIGVDMNQNGLEPGSVLTSMLKQVDYAVYFALKDHAVGEYTYGIQSLGLEDRGVGYAVDENNQFLVDRTMVGLVEEISYQIISGDLEVHDYMATSDCPY, encoded by the coding sequence ATGTTTCGCTTCGCTGCCGTTGCAGCCCTGAGTGCTGCCGTTTCCGTGCCCGCCCTGGCCCAGCAGGGTCCCGTCCTCTTCTATGATGGCGGTGACAAGATGGACGCCTCCTTCAACGAGAGCGCGTGGAACGGGGCGGAACTCTACCGGATGACCGAGGGCGGGACCTATTCCGAGGTCGTGCTGCCGGACGGTGCGGACCGGGTCGAGCTGATGCGGGACTACGCGCGGCAGGGCTACGAGCCCATCGTCGCCATCGGCTTTCTCTACGGTGAGGCGGTGAACCAGGTCGCGGCCGAGTTCCCTGAGACCGACTTCGCGATCGTGGACATGGTGGTGGACCAGCCCAACGTGCGCTCCGTCGTGTTCCGCGAGCATGAGGGCAGCTACCTGATGGGCGCGATGGCGGCCATGGCCTCCGAGTCCGATACCGTCGGCTTCGTCGGCGGCATGGATATCCCCGTGATCCGCAAGTTCGCCTGCGGCTATGTCGGCGGCGTGAAGGCGGTGAACCCGGACGCGACGGTGCTGGTGGAGATGACGGGCACCACGCCCGCCGCCTTCAACGACCCCGAGCGGGGCGAGGAGCTGGCCGAGGGGCAGATCGCCCAGGGTGCCGACGTGATCTACCACGCCTCTGGCGGCACCGGCGTCGGCGTGCTCGACGCCGTGGCGGATGCGGGCATCCTCGGCATCGGCGTCGACATGAACCAGAACGGGCTGGAGCCGGGCTCGGTGCTGACCTCCATGCTCAAGCAGGTCGACTACGCCGTCTACTTCGCGCTGAAGGACCACGCGGTGGGCGAATACACCTACGGCATCCAGTCGCTGGGCCTTGAGGATCGCGGCGTCGGCTATGCGGTGGACGAGAACAACCAGTTCCTCGTGGATCGCACCATGGTGGGCCTCGTGGAGGAGATCTCCTACCAGATCATCTCCGGCGATCTGGAGGTTCACGACTACATGGCGACGTCGGACTGCCCGTACTGA
- a CDS encoding BMP family lipoprotein — protein sequence MRHLLLSIAVLMTATMAEATPAVVYSVGGKFDASFNEAAWRGAERWAATTGERYGEYEIERPAESEQALRFFASRGYSPVVAIGFLHADALRKVAEDYPDTRFTIVDIEVDAPNVQSVVFREHEGSFITGKMAAMTSESGVIGFVGGMDIPLIRRFECGYRQGAASVSEETRVLATMTGDTPAAWADPVAGAEIARGQIAEGADIIMQAAGGTGIGVLQAAADAGILGIGTDSNQNALHPGHVLTSLMKRVDVAVEEAFDQEKWAAGVLSLGIAEGGLSIAMDENNAALVTEEVKTAADEAARSIAAGETVVHDTYADGDCPF from the coding sequence ATGCGACACCTGCTCCTGAGCATTGCGGTCCTGATGACGGCGACGATGGCCGAGGCCACGCCCGCGGTCGTCTACTCCGTCGGCGGCAAGTTCGACGCCTCGTTCAACGAGGCGGCATGGCGCGGCGCGGAACGCTGGGCCGCCACGACCGGGGAGCGCTACGGCGAGTACGAGATCGAGCGGCCCGCGGAGTCCGAGCAGGCGTTGCGCTTCTTCGCCTCGCGCGGCTACAGCCCGGTCGTCGCCATCGGCTTTTTGCACGCCGATGCGCTGCGCAAGGTGGCGGAGGATTACCCCGACACCCGTTTCACCATCGTGGATATCGAGGTCGACGCGCCCAACGTGCAGTCGGTCGTGTTCCGCGAGCATGAGGGCAGCTTCATCACCGGCAAGATGGCGGCGATGACGTCGGAGAGCGGCGTGATCGGCTTCGTCGGCGGCATGGACATCCCGCTTATCCGCCGCTTCGAGTGCGGCTATCGTCAGGGCGCGGCCTCGGTCTCGGAGGAGACGCGGGTGCTCGCCACGATGACCGGCGACACGCCCGCGGCCTGGGCCGATCCGGTGGCGGGGGCGGAGATCGCGCGCGGCCAGATCGCCGAGGGCGCCGACATCATCATGCAGGCGGCCGGCGGCACCGGGATCGGCGTGCTGCAGGCAGCGGCGGATGCGGGGATCCTGGGGATTGGCACGGATTCCAACCAGAACGCCCTGCACCCGGGCCACGTGCTCACCTCGTTGATGAAGCGGGTGGACGTGGCGGTCGAGGAGGCCTTCGACCAGGAAAAATGGGCCGCCGGTGTCCTGTCGCTCGGCATTGCGGAGGGGGGGCTGTCCATCGCGATGGACGAGAACAATGCGGCCCTCGTGACCGAAGAGGTCAAGACCGCCGCCGACGAGGCCGCCCGTTCGATCGCCGCGGGCGAGACCGTGGTGCACGACACTTACGCCGACGGCGACTGCCCCTTCTGA
- a CDS encoding BMP family lipoprotein, translating into MKKSLIGAAVASLVAAAAAQAQDIRPAVVYDLGGKFDQSFNQAAFTGAERFAEETGVAYRDFEIQNDAQREQALRRFAQQGYEPIIAIGFSHGSAVEKVAAEFPDTDFAIVDMVVDLPNVRSIVFKEHEGSYLAGIAAALASESNAVGFVGGMDIPLIRKFECGFIGGARSVNADIEVFGNMTGTDGSAWNNPTRGAELARSQFDRGADVVYHAAGGTGVGVLQAAADEGMLGIGVDSNQNALHPGSVLTSMLKRVDNAVYDTFTDAMNDEFSYGFDVNGLAEAGVGLAIDENNEALYTDEIAAAVEAASAAIVSGEVVVHDYTSDGACPY; encoded by the coding sequence ATGAAGAAGTCCCTGATCGGCGCGGCGGTCGCGTCGCTCGTGGCGGCGGCTGCTGCACAGGCGCAGGACATCCGCCCGGCGGTGGTCTACGACCTGGGCGGCAAGTTCGACCAGTCCTTCAACCAGGCGGCCTTTACGGGCGCGGAGCGCTTCGCCGAGGAGACCGGCGTCGCCTATCGCGACTTCGAGATCCAGAACGACGCGCAGCGCGAGCAGGCCCTCCGCCGCTTCGCCCAGCAGGGCTACGAGCCGATCATCGCGATCGGCTTCTCCCACGGCTCCGCGGTCGAGAAGGTCGCGGCCGAGTTCCCCGACACCGACTTCGCCATCGTGGACATGGTCGTGGACCTGCCCAACGTGCGCTCCATCGTGTTCAAGGAGCATGAGGGCTCCTACCTCGCGGGGATCGCGGCGGCGCTGGCGTCCGAGTCCAACGCGGTCGGCTTCGTCGGCGGCATGGACATCCCGCTGATCCGCAAGTTCGAGTGCGGGTTCATCGGCGGCGCCCGCTCCGTGAACGCGGATATCGAGGTGTTCGGCAACATGACCGGCACCGACGGTTCCGCCTGGAACAACCCGACGCGCGGGGCGGAGCTTGCCCGCTCGCAGTTCGACCGTGGGGCTGACGTGGTCTACCACGCGGCCGGCGGCACCGGCGTGGGCGTCCTGCAGGCCGCCGCGGATGAGGGCATGCTGGGCATCGGCGTGGACTCCAACCAGAACGCGCTGCACCCGGGCTCGGTCCTGACCTCGATGCTCAAGCGCGTGGACAATGCGGTCTACGACACCTTCACCGACGCGATGAACGACGAATTCTCCTACGGGTTCGACGTGAACGGTCTGGCGGAGGCGGGCGTGGGCCTGGCCATCGACGAGAACAACGAGGCGCTCTACACCGACGAGATCGCGGCGGCCGTCGAGGCGGCGAGTGCGGCGATCGTGTCGGGTGAGGTCGTGGTCCACGACTACACCTCTGACGGCGCCTGCCCCTACTGA
- a CDS encoding sigma-54-dependent transcriptional regulator — protein MTKTLLLVEDTPSLSLMYKTVLGKAGYEVDCAFTAAEARRRFDAARHHIVLLDMMLPDGNGSDILTWIKAQAPETRVIVITANGSIKVAVEAMRMGASDFLVKPFDELRLKSAVAHAQPGPIPLVGREVPEEVDRSAPPGFIGDSQEMRDIYQTIHLIGRSTATVFITGESGTGKEVCAQAIHDLSTRSDKPFVPLNCGAIPQHLLESEVFGHLKGSFTGAIADKEGAAVAAHGGTLFLDEICEMDLNLQTKLLRFIQSSTVQPVGATRARSVDVRIICATNRDPAAEVAAGRFREDLFYRLHVVPLHLPPLRDRDNDVNLIGEEMLRRYAAEEGKRFERLSEEVQGLFRQMVWRGNVRQLLNVLRNVVVLHDGLEVTPDMLPPDIGARKVAAAEPDLDQPLEGRAAFSGMVGRSLAEVERAFIEATIAECNGSIPRAARMLEISPSTLYRKREAWERAERAERSEAV, from the coding sequence ATGACCAAGACTCTTCTTCTGGTTGAGGACACGCCGTCCCTCTCGTTGATGTACAAAACCGTGCTCGGAAAGGCCGGGTACGAGGTCGATTGTGCGTTCACGGCAGCCGAGGCGCGGCGGCGTTTCGACGCAGCCCGGCACCATATCGTGCTGCTCGACATGATGCTGCCGGACGGGAACGGCAGCGATATCCTCACCTGGATCAAGGCGCAGGCGCCCGAGACGCGGGTGATCGTCATCACGGCCAACGGCTCTATCAAGGTGGCGGTCGAGGCGATGCGGATGGGCGCGTCGGACTTCCTCGTCAAACCCTTCGACGAGCTGCGCCTGAAATCGGCCGTGGCCCACGCGCAGCCCGGCCCGATCCCGCTGGTCGGTCGCGAGGTGCCCGAGGAGGTGGACCGCTCCGCCCCGCCGGGCTTCATCGGCGACAGCCAGGAGATGCGGGACATCTACCAGACGATCCACCTGATCGGACGGTCGACCGCGACGGTGTTCATCACGGGTGAGAGTGGGACGGGCAAGGAGGTCTGCGCGCAGGCGATCCACGACCTGAGCACCCGCTCCGACAAACCCTTCGTCCCGCTGAACTGCGGTGCGATCCCGCAGCACCTTCTGGAATCGGAGGTCTTCGGCCATCTCAAGGGCTCCTTCACCGGGGCAATCGCGGACAAGGAGGGGGCTGCGGTTGCGGCGCATGGCGGCACGCTCTTCCTCGACGAGATCTGCGAGATGGACCTGAATCTGCAGACGAAGCTCTTGCGGTTCATCCAGAGCTCCACGGTGCAGCCGGTGGGCGCGACGCGCGCGCGCTCGGTCGATGTGCGGATCATCTGTGCGACGAACCGCGACCCGGCGGCGGAGGTCGCGGCGGGCCGCTTCCGCGAGGATCTGTTCTACCGCCTCCACGTCGTGCCGCTGCACTTGCCGCCCCTGCGCGACCGGGACAACGACGTGAACCTGATCGGGGAGGAGATGCTGCGCCGCTACGCCGCCGAGGAGGGCAAGCGCTTCGAGCGGCTCTCCGAGGAGGTGCAGGGCCTGTTCCGGCAAATGGTCTGGCGCGGCAATGTCCGCCAGCTCCTCAACGTGCTGCGCAACGTCGTCGTGCTGCATGACGGGCTGGAGGTCACGCCGGACATGCTGCCGCCCGATATCGGCGCGCGGAAGGTCGCCGCGGCCGAGCCCGATCTCGACCAACCGCTGGAGGGGCGCGCGGCGTTCTCCGGCATGGTCGGGCGCAGTTTGGCGGAGGTCGAGCGCGCCTTCATCGAGGCGACCATCGCGGAGTGCAACGGCTCCATCCCGCGCGCGGCGCGCATGCTGGAGATCTCGCCCTCCACCCTCTATCGCAAGCGCGAGGCGTGGGAACGGGCCGAACGCGCGGAGCGCAGCGAGGCGGTCTGA
- a CDS encoding response regulator, whose protein sequence is MSSTPDLSRLHVLLAEDNETNLMVAREMLERLGARVSVARDGIVALELAEREQPDVILLDVEMPRLSGLDVLRRLAEREIAIPTICLTAHVGTEHVERVLELGAIGAIGKPIGSLDSFGRRILDLMETGAGGTNAEPGLAVLDLTVFRPMAEMMGEPMVGTLLEQVETDLAGALETLDSAVRGRDVAVIRAQSHVLTGVAGTIGGMRLRSIARTMNRAAHDGDFVTISSCFTQLPVEISALIQAIGVERRT, encoded by the coding sequence ATGTCCAGCACCCCTGATCTGTCTCGCCTTCATGTCCTGCTGGCGGAGGACAACGAAACCAACCTTATGGTGGCCCGCGAGATGCTGGAGCGGCTGGGCGCACGTGTCTCCGTCGCCCGGGACGGCATCGTGGCGCTGGAACTGGCGGAGCGGGAGCAGCCGGACGTGATCCTGCTCGACGTGGAGATGCCGCGCCTCTCGGGCCTCGACGTGCTGCGGCGGCTGGCGGAGCGGGAGATCGCGATCCCCACCATCTGCCTCACGGCCCATGTCGGGACCGAGCATGTGGAGCGGGTTCTGGAACTGGGCGCGATCGGCGCGATCGGAAAACCGATCGGCAGCCTCGACAGCTTCGGCCGGCGGATCCTCGATCTGATGGAGACGGGCGCTGGCGGGACGAATGCGGAGCCGGGGCTCGCCGTGCTCGACCTCACCGTCTTCCGCCCGATGGCCGAGATGATGGGCGAGCCGATGGTGGGCACATTGCTCGAACAGGTGGAGACGGACCTCGCCGGGGCGCTGGAGACCCTTGACAGTGCCGTGAGAGGACGGGACGTCGCCGTGATCCGGGCGCAGAGCCACGTGCTGACGGGGGTTGCTGGGACGATCGGCGGCATGCGGTTGCGCTCGATCGCGCGCACGATGAACCGGGCTGCGCATGATGGCGATTTTGTCACCATCTCGAGCTGCTTTACTCAGCTTCCGGTGGAAATCTCGGCACTTATCCAGGCCATCGGTGTTGAGCGCCGGACCTGA